A portion of the Pedobacter cryoconitis genome contains these proteins:
- a CDS encoding sterol desaturase family protein has protein sequence MKKNFISNSSDSIRMFKSGFLESLSKVHFYVPLIVYIPVIGYLCWLAFTDVHMNFFSFIGWGALGLFIWTIAEYILHRYIFHFYPKSNIGKRIHFIFHGVHHDYPNDAKRLVMPPTASIPMALGLYFLFLYLLPAGTIYAFFTGFLVGYLVYDMAHYALHHANFKNPFWKKLKQHHMLHHYSDSTKGYGVSSALWDKVLGSDFDKKVNT, from the coding sequence ATGAAGAAAAATTTTATTTCGAATTCTTCTGATTCTATCAGGATGTTCAAAAGTGGATTTTTAGAGAGCTTGTCCAAAGTTCATTTTTACGTACCCCTGATTGTTTATATTCCGGTTATTGGTTATCTGTGCTGGCTTGCTTTTACTGACGTACATATGAATTTCTTCAGCTTTATTGGATGGGGGGCGCTGGGATTATTTATCTGGACTATTGCTGAATATATTCTGCACCGTTATATTTTTCATTTTTACCCCAAATCCAATATAGGGAAGAGAATACATTTTATTTTTCATGGTGTTCATCATGATTATCCAAATGACGCCAAACGGTTGGTAATGCCTCCAACAGCGAGTATCCCTATGGCGTTGGGACTTTATTTCTTGTTTTTATACCTGCTTCCTGCGGGGACTATATACGCCTTCTTTACAGGCTTCTTAGTTGGATACCTGGTCTATGATATGGCGCATTATGCCTTGCACCATGCTAACTTTAAAAATCCTTTCTGGAAGAAGTTGAAACAGCACCATATGCTGCATCATTATTCTGATTCAACTAAAGGGTATGGAGTGAGTTCAGCATTGTGGGATAAAGTTTTAGGTTCAGACTTTGATAAAAAGGTAAATACTTAA
- a CDS encoding outer membrane beta-barrel protein, protein MFLLFLLLSTLRSAAQVAKTDSSGVNLKEVNIVRKRQPVVIKKDTIEYDAAYYGVDSSLMVEELLKRLPNMEIGQDGSLRYENKEVYKLRVNGKDFFTGDVKEFIRRLPVGIVSKIQLIEDYGDHAAFTGIRTKSPQKMINIVTKNGINSGKFGVAGLSAGNNSKAGLDASGNYWLDDKQISLNTNLNYAKNALGVDNSSSFNTVYNDKFSDKVKITSNYRFDQRGNNSNNSSFIKTIAPSGEILNSSTAKSENKTQQHLVNSSLIYNPAEETEIRISPSLSFSDSHLNMDRVSSQTGIINQDLSSNARVANHSSSYQADFSIDHRFKKEGRSLSFQGSVQRDQGKQGSQTLNTMRDYLFPGDTGRDSVINLLINENSVENKKGFSLDFREPLSEHSSLQFNFSTELSKLSSDFKTGKIDADQKITNSDSLSNHSLVRTNTQIYSLSYNFSGEKMDFVAGVNLNRNLLENQQEKIAETRFTKVNQVYPAASFNYLFNSRNSIKFTYTGQGTSPSILQLQLNTDDSDIQNRIVGNPALKPSFNHTNELVFRNQAKNGRSFLLSVNYTIRRNMISLNKTLFTDSSGLIKQQTSYVNLNGSYSVAPYYSYTIPLKLAGLPVRIAVNGQVAYNNLVTLTDGQINRNKVLTISQSVSGNIDAQQFNVQAAAMLTNTSNQFAMLPDQNLNIRTFQFNLSGALTFGQYKAIANALKRINSGYTNMLAGNPLIINLSLERKLFSNKKGTIGLQISDLLNQNNNAMRSFAGNSTIDEKSVIVTRYFIFSLHYSLNKFAKK, encoded by the coding sequence ATGTTCCTGCTTTTTTTACTGCTGTCAACGCTCAGGTCAGCTGCCCAGGTTGCTAAAACAGATTCAAGTGGCGTGAATTTAAAGGAAGTCAATATTGTCCGTAAGCGGCAGCCAGTTGTAATCAAAAAAGATACTATTGAATATGATGCGGCATATTATGGCGTGGATTCCAGTTTAATGGTCGAAGAATTGCTTAAACGTTTGCCCAATATGGAAATAGGGCAGGATGGTAGTTTAAGGTACGAAAATAAGGAAGTTTATAAATTAAGAGTGAATGGGAAGGACTTCTTTACCGGAGATGTAAAGGAGTTTATCCGCAGGCTTCCTGTGGGAATAGTTTCCAAAATTCAGCTAATCGAAGATTATGGTGACCATGCTGCTTTTACAGGGATCAGGACAAAGAGTCCGCAGAAGATGATCAATATTGTGACCAAAAACGGTATAAACAGCGGTAAATTCGGAGTTGCCGGGTTGAGTGCTGGTAATAATTCAAAAGCAGGACTGGATGCAAGCGGAAACTATTGGCTGGATGACAAGCAGATTTCTTTAAACACCAATTTAAACTATGCAAAGAATGCACTTGGTGTAGACAATTCAAGTAGTTTTAATACAGTGTATAATGACAAATTCAGTGATAAAGTTAAAATTACCTCAAATTACAGGTTTGATCAAAGAGGTAATAATTCCAATAACAGTTCGTTTATAAAAACTATTGCCCCATCGGGTGAGATTCTCAATTCCAGTACTGCTAAATCCGAAAATAAAACACAACAGCACCTGGTTAATTCATCGTTGATTTATAATCCTGCCGAAGAAACAGAAATAAGGATTTCTCCATCTTTATCTTTTTCTGATTCGCACCTAAATATGGATAGAGTGAGTAGTCAAACAGGGATAATTAATCAGGATTTGAGTTCAAATGCCAGAGTTGCAAATCATTCCAGTTCTTATCAGGCTGATTTTTCTATTGATCATCGTTTTAAAAAGGAAGGCAGGTCTTTGTCTTTCCAGGGATCGGTTCAAAGAGATCAGGGCAAACAAGGAAGTCAAACATTGAATACGATGCGGGATTATCTTTTTCCCGGAGATACGGGAAGAGATTCGGTTATCAATTTATTGATTAATGAAAATTCAGTAGAGAATAAAAAGGGGTTTAGTCTAGATTTTCGGGAACCTTTAAGTGAACATAGCAGTTTACAGTTCAATTTTTCAACTGAATTGTCAAAGCTTAGCTCAGATTTCAAAACGGGAAAAATTGATGCTGATCAAAAGATAACCAATTCAGACTCCCTGAGCAATCATAGTCTGGTCAGGACAAATACTCAGATTTATAGTTTGAGTTATAACTTTTCCGGTGAGAAGATGGATTTTGTGGCTGGTGTAAATTTAAACCGGAACCTGTTGGAAAATCAACAGGAGAAAATAGCGGAGACCCGGTTTACTAAAGTTAACCAGGTTTATCCGGCAGCCAGTTTTAACTACTTATTTAACAGCAGGAATTCTATTAAATTTACCTATACCGGGCAGGGTACGTCTCCCTCTATATTGCAATTACAGCTCAATACGGATGATTCAGATATTCAGAACAGAATAGTAGGTAATCCAGCTTTAAAACCTTCATTTAATCATACCAATGAGCTTGTTTTTCGAAATCAAGCTAAAAATGGCCGGTCTTTTCTGTTATCCGTAAATTATACAATCAGAAGGAATATGATCAGTTTAAACAAAACACTTTTTACAGATTCTTCTGGTTTGATCAAACAGCAGACCAGCTATGTTAATTTAAATGGCTCTTATTCAGTTGCACCATACTATTCTTATACTATTCCGTTGAAATTAGCCGGTTTACCGGTTCGTATAGCTGTGAATGGGCAAGTAGCCTACAATAACTTAGTGACGCTCACTGATGGGCAAATTAACCGGAATAAAGTCCTTACAATTTCTCAATCCGTAAGCGGCAATATAGATGCGCAGCAATTCAATGTACAGGCAGCTGCTATGTTGACCAATACTTCCAACCAATTCGCTATGCTGCCTGATCAAAACCTGAATATCCGGACGTTCCAGTTTAACCTGTCCGGAGCACTGACTTTTGGGCAGTATAAAGCAATTGCCAATGCCTTGAAAAGAATCAATTCTGGTTATACAAATATGCTGGCCGGAAATCCCCTGATCATTAACCTGAGTTTAGAGCGAAAGTTGTTTTCGAATAAAAAAGGTACAATCGGTTTGCAAATTTCTGATTTACTGAATCAAAATAATAATGCGATGAGGTCTTTCGCAGGTAATTCAACAATTGATGAGAAATCAGTAATTGTTACGCGTTATTTTATCTTTTCATTACATTATAGTCTGAATAAATTTGCTAAGAAGTAA
- a CDS encoding DUF4833 domain-containing protein, which translates to MRTLSFRLFFLSAAIALGSFATAFSQTQDQSNPSPLKFPVPRGISNQLFYLQRDPNTNTIICELNADVKGQVNKDEPILVYWIRYDENGEKKELGYVQRKFAYGISAKAIGKDQYELRFVSHKKLPMYLVKSEEDKKYHVYVTVNNKKIQIERIFLRIEGGSFWLPNVKYVEIKGVNTSNNAVITERIKI; encoded by the coding sequence ATGAGAACATTATCGTTCCGTTTGTTTTTTCTGTCAGCAGCAATAGCTTTAGGTAGCTTTGCCACTGCTTTCTCACAAACTCAGGATCAAAGTAACCCCTCGCCGCTGAAGTTTCCGGTACCCAGGGGAATTAGCAATCAGCTGTTCTACTTGCAGCGGGACCCGAACACCAATACGATTATCTGTGAATTAAATGCTGATGTCAAAGGACAGGTCAATAAAGATGAACCAATTCTTGTATACTGGATCCGCTATGATGAAAATGGGGAGAAAAAAGAATTGGGTTACGTTCAGCGCAAATTTGCTTATGGTATAAGTGCCAAAGCAATTGGTAAAGATCAGTATGAATTACGTTTTGTTTCTCATAAGAAATTACCAATGTACCTGGTGAAATCTGAGGAAGATAAAAAATATCATGTTTATGTGACAGTGAATAATAAGAAAATCCAAATAGAACGCATATTTTTGCGGATAGAAGGTGGATCGTTCTGGTTACCTAATGTGAAGTACGTCGAGATCAAAGGTGTAAATACTTCCAATAATGCGGTTATTACTGAACGAATCAAAATTTAA
- a CDS encoding Vps62-related protein, with amino-acid sequence MKVNILVALCLLACGCKKSVEPSSTLKSPSADVTVNAADLSKIKVIVRLHPSEDYFPMEPLDFIRKSRFRHERSGSDEGYNKNSNKFVRNNSHNNEYYDIPVNVINGYGLESSGRNRRPKDDNKGDYNVFLEPDDNLPGDHDPNTRVSSFLYTPDNIRLQYWLFYGYNYSNVSGLSFSHQGDWESVTLNVLNDSIEGAWLSAHGDDKYYDKSALEISVTDGIQTLYIYSAKGTHALYNHPGKYHILNSDDASAGGYEWLITTKVSKLENQSWKDYAGAWGEVGSRQLLQGHLVHGSKKSNKICLIIAIIFS; translated from the coding sequence ATGAAAGTAAATATTTTAGTAGCCCTGTGCTTATTAGCCTGCGGGTGCAAAAAGAGTGTGGAGCCTTCCAGTACTTTAAAGTCTCCATCTGCTGATGTGACCGTAAATGCGGCTGATCTTTCAAAAATCAAAGTCATAGTCAGGCTGCATCCTTCAGAGGATTATTTTCCGATGGAACCCCTCGATTTTATAAGAAAATCCCGCTTCAGACATGAAAGATCTGGTTCTGATGAAGGGTATAATAAAAACTCAAATAAATTTGTCAGAAATAATTCTCATAACAATGAGTATTATGATATTCCTGTAAATGTTATTAATGGGTATGGGCTGGAAAGCAGTGGCAGGAACAGAAGGCCAAAAGATGACAATAAAGGAGATTATAATGTGTTCCTTGAGCCCGATGATAATTTGCCGGGGGATCATGATCCTAATACAAGGGTTTCATCTTTTCTTTATACGCCAGATAATATCAGATTACAATACTGGTTGTTTTATGGGTACAATTATTCTAATGTATCGGGGCTGAGTTTTTCTCATCAGGGAGATTGGGAAAGTGTTACACTGAATGTTTTAAATGACAGCATTGAAGGCGCATGGCTGAGTGCTCATGGTGATGACAAATATTATGATAAAAGTGCACTTGAAATCAGCGTAACCGATGGGATTCAGACTTTATATATTTATAGTGCAAAAGGAACGCATGCCTTATACAATCATCCGGGAAAGTATCATATTCTTAATTCAGACGATGCTTCGGCTGGTGGGTATGAATGGTTAATCACTACTAAAGTTTCTAAGCTGGAAAACCAGTCCTGGAAGGATTATGCTGGTGCCTGGGGTGAAGTGGGGAGCAGGCAGCTACTACAGGGCCACTTGGTCCATGGTTCAAAAAAATCAAATAAAATCTGTCTTATTATTGCCATAATATTTTCTTAA